A window from Mogibacterium neglectum encodes these proteins:
- a CDS encoding AMP-dependent synthetase/ligase, with protein sequence MNKKKYENQLYDVSYVETLKELVDNSVLKFSDRAAYMYKDDHKETFKAMTYAEFKNEQNAIGTALIERGFKGSKVAVIGDNSHRWALSYYAVVCGVGVIVPIDRNLEKGEITNLLQRADVEAIFASTKLAGVIVSLLEDLPLVKKVIIMAAPGDDIDEFLVDERFMTMEQLVAEGKGLIAQGNRKYVDAEIHAEDLSTILFTSGTTGLAKGVMLSHRNLSQNVFNMSKYVQIPDGGRVLDVLPMHHVYEMTCTVMTSFYQGATVVICEGLKYIQQNFVEAECNIMLGVPLIFENIYRKIWTKAEKSGNADKLRRAINMSMKLDLRNKKMVTKRLFKAVHDIFGESLYILIAGGAAIDPNVISEFEAMGIPMMQGYGMTENSPIIAVNQDRYGKAASVGKPMPGTEVRIVDDDESGIGEVICKGPSVMMGYYKDAENTAKTIKDGWLYTGDYGYLDEDGFLYITGRKKNVIVTKGGKNIFPEEVEYYLLLSDFISEVIVYGKHEEVKGDLICTAIMYPDYTALENAGCVTDEEKYRKIKEAVDEANSKMPPFKRVKRIEIREDDFIKTTTLKIKRFEEENYDYKFDDRDFEKGRRF encoded by the coding sequence ATGAATAAAAAGAAATATGAAAATCAACTATACGATGTTAGCTATGTCGAAACGCTCAAAGAGCTAGTAGATAACTCTGTTCTGAAATTTTCGGATAGAGCTGCGTATATGTACAAGGATGACCACAAGGAAACGTTTAAAGCGATGACTTATGCTGAGTTCAAAAATGAGCAGAATGCAATTGGTACAGCGCTTATTGAGAGAGGATTCAAGGGAAGCAAAGTAGCAGTAATTGGTGACAACTCGCATAGATGGGCACTATCATATTACGCTGTCGTTTGTGGTGTAGGAGTAATCGTACCTATAGATAGAAACCTTGAAAAAGGTGAAATTACCAATTTACTGCAGCGTGCCGATGTTGAAGCGATATTCGCTTCGACGAAGCTTGCTGGCGTGATAGTATCATTACTAGAAGACCTACCTCTAGTTAAAAAAGTTATCATCATGGCCGCACCTGGAGATGACATTGATGAATTTCTCGTAGATGAGAGATTCATGACTATGGAACAACTCGTTGCAGAAGGAAAGGGGCTTATCGCTCAAGGCAACCGCAAATATGTAGATGCTGAGATTCACGCAGAAGATCTATCTACAATCCTGTTTACATCAGGAACGACTGGATTAGCGAAAGGTGTAATGCTTTCGCATCGAAATCTCTCTCAGAATGTATTCAATATGTCAAAATACGTACAAATCCCAGATGGAGGCAGAGTACTCGATGTGCTTCCGATGCACCATGTGTACGAGATGACCTGCACTGTCATGACGAGTTTTTATCAGGGTGCAACTGTCGTGATTTGTGAAGGGCTGAAATATATACAGCAGAATTTTGTAGAGGCTGAATGCAACATTATGCTCGGAGTTCCGCTGATTTTCGAAAATATATATAGAAAGATCTGGACCAAAGCGGAGAAAAGTGGAAATGCCGATAAGCTGAGACGAGCAATTAACATGTCTATGAAACTTGATCTTAGGAATAAAAAAATGGTTACCAAAAGACTCTTCAAAGCAGTTCACGACATATTTGGCGAAAGCTTATATATCCTCATAGCTGGAGGCGCAGCTATTGATCCAAATGTAATTTCTGAATTTGAAGCTATGGGAATCCCTATGATGCAAGGATACGGTATGACCGAAAACTCGCCTATCATTGCGGTAAATCAAGACAGATACGGAAAGGCTGCCTCGGTTGGCAAGCCGATGCCTGGTACAGAGGTACGAATAGTAGATGACGATGAAAGCGGTATTGGGGAAGTAATCTGCAAGGGACCATCTGTGATGATGGGATATTACAAGGATGCTGAGAATACAGCTAAAACCATAAAGGATGGGTGGTTATATACTGGTGACTATGGATATCTGGACGAAGATGGATTCCTTTATATAACGGGACGCAAGAAAAACGTAATCGTAACTAAGGGTGGTAAAAATATTTTCCCAGAAGAGGTAGAGTATTACCTGTTACTCAGTGACTTTATAAGCGAAGTAATAGTCTACGGAAAGCACGAAGAGGTTAAGGGTGACCTGATTTGTACAGCAATCATGTATCCTGACTACACGGCTCTTGAAAATGCAGGCTGTGTGACTGATGAAGAGAAGTATCGAAAGATCAAGGAAGCCGTCGATGAAGCGAATTCTAAGATGCCTCCTTTCAAGCGTGTAAAGAGAATTGAAATTCGTGAAGACGACTTTATCAAGACGACGACACTTAAGATTAAGAGATTCGAGGAAGAAAACTATGATTACAAATTCGATGACAGAGACTTCGAGAAGGGACGTAGATTCTAA
- a CDS encoding phosphoribosyltransferase family protein, whose translation MDYLLNVAGLERHLPLCKVSDDLYIAAFIMFNDVEVTVACARELLKKAPDFDVIITAESKGIPLAYEMARQAGNKPYIVARKGPKIYMEDLITVNVDSITTDHIQTLCVGRTERKVMEDKRILVVDDVISTGESLTALDKLVNAVGGNIVGQMSVLAEGEAADRRDIIFLEKLPLFDSNGQAI comes from the coding sequence ATGGATTATTTACTGAATGTTGCAGGACTGGAGAGGCACCTTCCTCTATGCAAAGTTTCAGACGACTTATATATCGCGGCTTTCATCATGTTCAACGATGTTGAAGTTACCGTTGCATGTGCAAGAGAACTTCTTAAAAAAGCTCCTGATTTTGACGTAATCATTACTGCTGAGTCAAAAGGAATCCCACTAGCTTATGAAATGGCAAGACAAGCAGGCAATAAGCCTTATATCGTAGCACGCAAGGGTCCTAAGATTTATATGGAGGATCTTATAACTGTAAATGTTGACTCTATTACTACAGATCACATACAAACTCTGTGTGTTGGACGTACAGAGCGTAAGGTTATGGAGGACAAGAGAATATTAGTAGTTGATGATGTAATCAGTACTGGCGAGTCGTTAACTGCACTCGATAAGCTTGTAAACGCAGTTGGTGGGAATATCGTCGGCCAGATGTCCGTCCTTGCTGAAGGTGAGGCTGCTGATAGGAGAGATATTATTTTCCTTGAGAAACTGCCTCTATTTGATTCTAACGGGCAGGCTATATAA
- a CDS encoding endo alpha-1,4 polygalactosaminidase, whose amino-acid sequence MNLILYFGLYIIICLSIIVSGCAVKPSREYGVFLGINSEQKERLRDYRIVVIEPSEFSTDQISELRKSGKKVYGYINIGAIEKYRPYFDRFKDKTLGTYKEWPNERWVDVSDAEWQRFVVDELGKKYSEMGFDGFFIDNADVYHHYHTDSTFQGLCSILKGLKSYKLSILINGGDVFVSRCMDEKIANTLFDGINQETVFTDIDFERKSYGKQAVKETRYFKEYLSRVKKNGLSVYLLEYGADASLAKEIDNYCKKNGFHWYNAKNLELR is encoded by the coding sequence TTGAATTTAATATTATATTTTGGTTTATACATAATTATCTGTCTGTCTATCATTGTTTCAGGTTGTGCAGTAAAACCATCAAGAGAATACGGGGTTTTTCTAGGTATCAATAGCGAACAGAAAGAACGGCTGCGTGACTATCGGATTGTAGTAATTGAACCATCTGAATTTAGTACCGATCAGATAAGTGAGCTTCGCAAGTCGGGTAAAAAGGTATATGGTTATATAAATATTGGTGCTATTGAGAAATATCGTCCATATTTTGACCGATTTAAAGACAAAACACTTGGGACATATAAGGAATGGCCTAATGAACGATGGGTGGATGTATCTGATGCGGAGTGGCAGAGATTTGTTGTCGATGAACTCGGTAAAAAGTATTCCGAAATGGGCTTTGATGGGTTTTTCATAGATAATGCAGATGTTTATCATCACTATCATACAGACAGCACATTTCAGGGGCTTTGTTCAATTCTGAAAGGGCTTAAGTCGTATAAACTTTCAATTCTTATAAATGGTGGAGATGTTTTTGTTTCGAGATGTATGGATGAAAAAATAGCCAATACTCTGTTTGATGGTATTAATCAAGAGACTGTATTCACAGACATAGATTTTGAAAGAAAGAGCTATGGAAAGCAAGCTGTGAAAGAAACACGATATTTTAAAGAATATCTTTCGAGAGTTAAGAAAAACGGGTTATCTGTATATCTGTTAGAATACGGAGCGGATGCTTCACTTGCAAAAGAAATTGACAATTATTGTAAGAAAAATGGTTTTCATTGGTATAACGCGAAAAATTTAGAACTTAGATAA
- a CDS encoding ABC transporter ATP-binding protein, whose amino-acid sequence MFKILMKFFEFSGTENKKRYYEAIVLGVIEAVGQAMKIPAIYILVTGVVRGDVTYRTIMLSLAVLVGGMVVQCIVSRRSKMLQTIAGYTTCAGKRIEIAEHLRYVPMGYFNETSLGNITSITTNTMELLADVATRVVMLTLGGTLESCLITIMLLIFDLRIGAVALVGLLIFFVINSFLQRHSVDVSKQKLDKDTAMVSEVLEFIQGITEAKNFKLIGENNKKLDICIDDASKANIRMEFKIVPFVSLQSWVIKMTGVMMCMLSLRFYFAGTMDLATTIVMMIASFLMYAALDSAGNFSSLLRAVDISVDKAKSVLAIENMDIDGEHIETETQNIEMENVDFAYDTRKVIDDISLSIPEKTTAAFVGPSGSGKTTICHLIARFWDVQSGQVKLDNRDVRAYNMNSLMENFSFVFQSVYLFHDTIANNIRFGQPEASMDMVIDAAKRACCHDFISKLPDGYDTVLGEAGASLSGGQKQRISIARAIMKDAPIIILDEATANVDPENERELMLAIKELTKEKTILMIAHRLKTVRNADRIYVIDKGKIAQQGTHEELMKNEGIYRDFVSARSEAIGWKL is encoded by the coding sequence ATGTTTAAAATTCTGATGAAATTCTTTGAGTTCTCAGGAACTGAAAATAAAAAAAGATATTATGAAGCTATAGTTCTTGGTGTAATTGAGGCTGTTGGTCAAGCTATGAAGATTCCGGCAATCTATATTCTAGTAACAGGTGTAGTTCGCGGTGATGTAACTTACAGAACAATTATGCTGTCGCTCGCAGTTTTGGTTGGAGGAATGGTGGTTCAATGCATTGTATCCCGGAGAAGCAAGATGCTGCAGACAATTGCAGGATATACAACCTGTGCAGGAAAGAGAATAGAGATAGCCGAACATCTTCGTTATGTACCCATGGGATATTTCAATGAGACATCGCTTGGCAATATTACAAGTATAACTACTAACACTATGGAATTGCTGGCTGACGTTGCAACACGTGTTGTAATGCTGACGCTGGGAGGTACGCTTGAGTCTTGCTTGATTACAATTATGCTGTTGATATTTGACCTTAGAATAGGGGCAGTAGCTCTTGTCGGATTACTTATATTCTTTGTAATCAATTCTTTTCTACAACGACATTCAGTTGATGTATCGAAGCAAAAGCTTGATAAGGATACTGCGATGGTTAGTGAAGTACTGGAATTTATACAGGGTATTACAGAAGCAAAGAATTTTAAACTTATCGGAGAGAATAATAAAAAGCTGGATATTTGCATTGATGATGCATCTAAAGCAAACATCCGCATGGAATTCAAAATTGTGCCATTCGTTTCACTGCAGAGCTGGGTTATTAAGATGACGGGAGTCATGATGTGCATGCTCTCTTTGCGATTCTATTTTGCAGGCACTATGGATCTTGCGACCACCATAGTTATGATGATTGCATCCTTCTTGATGTATGCTGCACTTGATTCTGCCGGCAACTTTTCGTCTCTTCTTCGTGCAGTTGATATCTCTGTTGATAAAGCGAAATCTGTATTGGCTATCGAGAATATGGATATTGATGGAGAGCATATTGAGACTGAAACACAGAATATTGAGATGGAAAACGTAGATTTTGCGTATGACACTAGAAAGGTTATTGATGATATAAGCCTTTCGATTCCGGAGAAAACAACGGCGGCCTTTGTCGGTCCATCTGGAAGCGGAAAGACTACGATTTGTCACCTTATAGCAAGATTTTGGGATGTGCAGTCAGGGCAGGTCAAATTGGATAATAGAGATGTTCGAGCATATAATATGAACTCTCTTATGGAGAACTTCAGCTTTGTGTTCCAGTCCGTATATTTGTTCCATGATACGATTGCCAATAATATCAGATTCGGCCAACCTGAAGCTTCAATGGATATGGTCATAGATGCAGCTAAAAGGGCTTGCTGCCATGACTTTATAAGCAAACTTCCGGACGGATATGATACAGTTCTAGGAGAGGCAGGTGCCAGCCTTTCAGGTGGTCAAAAGCAGCGTATATCTATTGCTCGTGCTATCATGAAAGATGCACCAATCATTATACTTGATGAGGCTACAGCTAATGTTGATCCTGAGAACGAGCGTGAACTCATGCTTGCGATTAAGGAACTTACCAAAGAGAAGACAATATTGATGATTGCACATAGACTCAAAACTGTGCGTAATGCGGATAGAATATACGTTATTGATAAAGGCAAAATTGCACAGCAGGGTACTCATGAAGAGTTGATGAAGAATGAAGGAATATATAGAGACTTTGTGTCAGCTCGCTCTGAAGCGATTGGTTGGAAACTTTAA
- a CDS encoding ABC transporter ATP-binding protein: MNDSSGRQGSNALAIIKRFASTRKSKYILSVIFALLGVICSLFPYYLMSCIVVKLLDGVRDWNAYMNYFILMIIMWTLRALLHSVSTGFSHAATFAVLGDIRKALCFKLTRMPLGDVKRIPSGSLKSIIVERVDSLETTLAHIVPEFTANLIAPVAVLVYIFTINWKLGIASIMTLPVAAFCMGMMTRNAGSRWADCVEKTKILNDTAVEYINGIEVIKAFGKTDSSYEKFEKAAHDGAYCFIDWMKAAILFFTIGMAITPTTILTIIPVGGILFMHGSITAGELITVLILSVGMLAPLITVMSYTDDMAKIEIVFGEVQKILDRKEMERPKETIRQPEGNDIVIKNVRFSYEEGAEILHGINLSIKEGSVNALVGPSGSGKSTIARLISALWDVDSGEITFGGVNIKDMSWDDYNTKIAYVSQDNYLFNRSVMDNIRMGRKGASDEDVIEAAKRCGCHDFIMGLEKGYDTIVGDAGGHLSGGERQRISIARAMLKGAPIVILDEATAYTDPESEAVIQRSIASMIKGKTLIVIAHRLSTIVDADQIIVVNDGYIDDIGTHEQLLKKNGLYNKMWVAHVSARDTVDGGESDV, from the coding sequence ATGAATGATTCTTCAGGACGTCAGGGCAGCAATGCGCTTGCTATAATCAAACGATTTGCGAGTACACGAAAAAGTAAATACATTTTATCCGTGATATTCGCTTTGCTGGGAGTAATTTGTTCCCTCTTTCCATATTACCTGATGAGCTGCATAGTTGTTAAACTACTAGATGGGGTTAGGGATTGGAATGCCTATATGAACTATTTTATATTGATGATTATTATGTGGACCTTAAGGGCGTTGCTGCATTCTGTATCTACAGGTTTTTCACACGCTGCAACCTTTGCAGTTCTAGGAGACATAAGAAAAGCACTCTGTTTCAAACTTACTCGAATGCCGTTGGGAGATGTTAAACGAATTCCGTCGGGTTCTCTAAAGAGTATTATAGTTGAGAGAGTAGATAGCCTTGAAACTACACTTGCGCACATTGTGCCGGAATTTACCGCAAATCTCATTGCGCCGGTAGCAGTTCTTGTTTATATCTTTACTATTAATTGGAAACTGGGTATTGCAAGTATTATGACACTGCCTGTGGCAGCTTTCTGTATGGGAATGATGACCAGAAACGCCGGAAGTCGCTGGGCAGATTGTGTGGAAAAGACAAAAATTCTCAATGACACTGCAGTCGAATATATCAACGGAATTGAGGTAATCAAGGCGTTTGGGAAGACGGATAGCTCCTATGAAAAATTTGAGAAGGCTGCACATGACGGTGCATACTGCTTTATCGATTGGATGAAGGCTGCTATTCTATTTTTTACAATTGGTATGGCTATAACACCTACAACTATTCTAACCATAATACCAGTTGGAGGGATTCTCTTCATGCATGGTTCAATCACGGCAGGAGAGCTTATCACGGTACTCATCCTCTCTGTGGGCATGCTGGCACCACTAATAACTGTTATGTCATATACAGATGATATGGCAAAGATAGAAATCGTATTCGGCGAAGTTCAGAAAATCCTTGATCGTAAGGAGATGGAGCGACCTAAAGAAACAATCAGGCAACCCGAGGGAAATGATATTGTCATTAAAAACGTCAGATTCTCATATGAAGAAGGTGCGGAAATACTACATGGGATAAATTTATCTATCAAAGAAGGTAGCGTAAATGCGCTTGTAGGTCCGTCAGGGTCAGGTAAATCCACGATTGCCAGGCTTATTTCAGCATTATGGGACGTAGATAGCGGTGAGATTACCTTTGGCGGAGTTAATATCAAGGATATGAGCTGGGATGATTATAATACAAAGATTGCTTACGTATCTCAGGATAACTATCTGTTCAATCGTTCGGTCATGGATAATATTCGTATGGGACGAAAAGGTGCAAGTGATGAAGATGTCATCGAAGCGGCGAAACGCTGTGGCTGCCATGATTTTATCATGGGGTTGGAAAAGGGATATGACACTATAGTCGGCGATGCCGGAGGACACCTTTCCGGTGGTGAGAGGCAGCGTATCTCTATAGCAAGAGCGATGCTCAAGGGCGCACCAATTGTTATTCTTGATGAAGCTACAGCTTACACTGATCCGGAGAGCGAAGCGGTTATACAGCGTTCAATTGCCAGTATGATTAAAGGGAAAACTCTTATCGTCATAGCACATAGACTATCCACCATAGTTGATGCAGATCAAATAATCGTAGTGAATGATGGATATATTGATGATATCGGTACTCACGAGCAACTCCTCAAGAAAAACGGGCTTTATAATAAAATGTGGGTTGCTCACGTATCGGCAAGAGATACTGTAGACGGAGGTGAGTCTGATGTTTAA
- a CDS encoding TetR/AcrR family transcriptional regulator, with protein sequence MNTKPFTTDELQTKHKIIEAALYEFEQNGYQGASLRQIVRNAGVTTGAFYGYYSSKVELFEDIVGEHYNAMMQHYIDVQESFAGKEFDEQKADMTEVSRDCMHWMLNYAYDHLREVRLMLLKSEGTRFSDFVDRLVEIEIESTERFKVDLRSDVNEQTQELLDIDYRFEHIMATSMFNAFRELIVHDMTYSEAKVQLELIRRFYTAGWQELFGGIF encoded by the coding sequence ATGAATACTAAGCCTTTCACCACAGATGAATTGCAAACCAAGCACAAGATTATAGAAGCTGCGCTTTATGAATTCGAGCAGAACGGGTATCAGGGAGCATCTTTGCGTCAGATTGTTAGAAATGCAGGGGTGACCACAGGAGCATTTTATGGATATTATTCCAGTAAGGTGGAATTATTTGAGGATATAGTTGGAGAGCATTATAACGCCATGATGCAGCACTATATAGACGTTCAAGAATCGTTTGCCGGCAAAGAATTTGATGAACAGAAAGCGGATATGACCGAAGTGTCCCGTGATTGTATGCATTGGATGTTAAATTATGCATATGATCATCTAAGAGAAGTAAGACTTATGCTCCTGAAATCAGAAGGAACAAGGTTTTCGGATTTTGTAGACCGATTAGTTGAGATTGAAATTGAATCTACTGAGAGATTCAAAGTGGATCTCCGAAGTGATGTTAATGAACAGACTCAAGAACTTCTGGATATCGATTACAGATTCGAGCATATTATGGCGACAAGTATGTTTAATGCTTTTCGTGAGCTTATAGTTCACGATATGACTTATTCAGAGGCTAAGGTACAGCTTGAGCTCATCCGTAGATTTTATACTGCGGGATGGCAGGAGTTATTTGGTGGTATTTTTTAA
- a CDS encoding pyridoxamine 5'-phosphate oxidase family protein, translating to MRRKDREIVDLHKIEQILARARYLHLGMFDDEYPYIVSLHYGYKLDGKKLTFYVHCAKEGHKLDCLQKNNSVFVEIDCGEKLIIADTPCKYSAEYASVMCRGRATILQNTEDKCEALRILMKLQSGEEHEINEKMADAVTVIEINIDSYTAKSHVGKL from the coding sequence ATGAGAAGAAAAGATAGAGAAATCGTAGATCTTCATAAAATTGAACAAATACTGGCAAGAGCAAGATATTTGCATCTCGGAATGTTTGATGATGAATACCCTTATATTGTTTCGCTTCATTACGGATACAAACTAGACGGAAAGAAATTGACTTTTTATGTTCATTGTGCAAAAGAAGGGCATAAGCTGGATTGTCTTCAGAAAAACAACAGCGTTTTTGTTGAAATTGATTGTGGGGAAAAACTCATCATAGCAGACACTCCTTGCAAATATAGTGCGGAATATGCGAGTGTTATGTGCCGTGGCAGAGCGACGATTCTTCAGAATACTGAAGATAAATGTGAGGCGCTTCGCATTCTTATGAAATTACAATCCGGTGAGGAGCATGAAATCAATGAAAAAATGGCAGATGCGGTTACGGTAATTGAAATAAATATAGATTCCTATACTGCAAAATCCCATGTAGGAAAGCTGTAA
- a CDS encoding nitroreductase family protein — MIKDLIKKNRSVRGYDISREVTNEELRGMVDCARLSASSVNMQPLKYVTVNTPEGRDKIIGQISFAAKLSELHLPFSGTEPMAYIVICQDKNISKSETGYLTDAGIAAQSITLAAAEMGLGACILGYFSSKEMAKVLRLTENLRPLLVIALGKSIEDIRIVEIEEDESTDYYRDENRVHYVPKRKLDDVIVEWE; from the coding sequence ATGATTAAGGACTTAATTAAGAAAAACAGAAGTGTAAGAGGTTACGACATTTCAAGAGAAGTAACTAATGAAGAGCTCCGTGGGATGGTTGACTGTGCCAGACTATCTGCATCAAGTGTTAATATGCAGCCACTTAAATATGTGACTGTAAACACTCCAGAAGGAAGAGACAAAATAATCGGGCAGATATCATTCGCGGCAAAATTGTCAGAACTTCATCTCCCCTTCTCGGGCACCGAACCGATGGCATACATAGTTATCTGTCAGGATAAAAATATCAGTAAAAGTGAAACAGGGTATCTCACGGATGCGGGAATCGCCGCTCAATCCATAACTTTAGCAGCTGCAGAGATGGGTCTTGGAGCCTGCATATTAGGATACTTTTCGTCAAAGGAAATGGCTAAAGTTCTAAGACTGACTGAAAATCTTAGACCGCTACTTGTGATAGCATTAGGCAAATCAATCGAAGATATCAGGATAGTTGAGATTGAAGAAGATGAATCAACTGATTATTATCGTGATGAAAACAGGGTGCACTATGTCCCTAAACGAAAGCTGGATGATGTGATAGTTGAGTGGGAGTAG
- a CDS encoding pyridoxal phosphate-dependent aminotransferase — protein sequence MSIDKTKIRDELLPDIRSYADNTPLADENTLDCSLGINPYGFPDVVVDIVHSFDVNRLYQYPHSEEAQEAVVKYWQDYAFIEPENVVMTDGSVSALNLLVNVFAKPDAEAVMFMPTFTDMVEYSRIMGVKVQGIAMSDKNNFKEDVDRLIAAIDSNTSFVYIDNPNNPTGQFLSNAELERIVSKCEELKVYAIIDEAYADFIPREESAVMLGPKYNHMISVRTFSKGFGLAGARAGYIITNKELVKYIKKVSNPYMMNEMSRAITAAILNYDVQPVEHGTDFTIIKGALRDACGSKIIMAETDDRVPICLLRHINEEVDLQKLLMKENILTCSGSEFEPLGKNCVRLRVPTLKDAGRLIKAIRNIVSA from the coding sequence ATGAGTATCGATAAAACAAAGATTCGCGATGAACTGCTGCCCGATATAAGGAGTTACGCAGATAACACACCACTTGCAGATGAGAATACCTTAGATTGTAGTCTAGGCATAAATCCCTACGGATTTCCTGATGTAGTTGTGGATATTGTCCATAGTTTTGATGTAAACAGACTTTATCAATACCCGCATAGCGAAGAAGCACAGGAAGCTGTAGTCAAGTACTGGCAAGACTATGCTTTCATTGAGCCGGAAAATGTTGTTATGACCGACGGAAGTGTTTCGGCATTAAATCTTCTAGTAAATGTTTTTGCAAAACCTGATGCTGAAGCAGTCATGTTTATGCCGACATTTACCGACATGGTCGAGTACTCGCGGATAATGGGCGTGAAAGTGCAGGGGATAGCTATGAGCGATAAGAATAATTTTAAAGAGGACGTGGATAGATTAATTGCTGCGATAGATAGCAATACTTCGTTCGTATACATTGATAATCCCAACAATCCGACAGGGCAGTTTCTATCCAATGCTGAACTTGAGCGCATAGTTAGCAAGTGCGAGGAGCTGAAAGTTTATGCGATAATAGATGAAGCTTATGCAGACTTTATCCCGCGAGAAGAATCAGCGGTAATGCTCGGACCAAAATATAATCACATGATTAGTGTTCGTACTTTTTCCAAAGGGTTCGGACTTGCAGGGGCGAGAGCTGGCTATATTATCACCAACAAAGAGCTTGTCAAATACATCAAGAAGGTAAGTAATCCATATATGATGAATGAGATGAGTCGTGCGATAACAGCTGCAATTCTCAATTACGACGTCCAACCTGTAGAGCATGGAACGGACTTTACCATTATCAAGGGTGCACTTCGTGATGCGTGCGGAAGTAAAATAATCATGGCTGAAACAGATGATAGAGTGCCTATTTGTCTATTAAGACATATAAATGAAGAGGTGGATCTACAGAAGCTTCTAATGAAGGAGAACATCTTGACCTGTAGTGGTAGCGAGTTTGAACCGCTCGGTAAGAACTGTGTCAGGTTGCGTGTTCCAACGTTAAAAGATGCAGGTAGGCTAATCAAAGCAATTAGGAATATAGTTAGTGCGTGA
- the srtB gene encoding class B sortase, which produces MDKKENMSKKTNKSSKRNSAMDWAFRVIIFCLVCVIVVSGYKVGTALYKYYHSRSGFKQVAKEAKVDPNQFTGVVDFDALKKLNPDVVGWIYQKDTIINYPIMRGKDNDQYLHSDINKKYSVSGSIFMDYRNSADFSDFNTIIYGHHMHDGSMFKSLRGYTKETDYYKDHKTFELITPDKKYHLQIISSYITPATSDAYKYSFNNQADKQAFINYSIKKSKISTGITATTNDKIITLSTCAYDFDEARYVVVCKAIPWTKEEIKAGKKLQVKLDKQK; this is translated from the coding sequence ATGGATAAGAAGGAAAATATGAGCAAAAAGACCAACAAGAGTAGCAAGAGAAATAGTGCGATGGACTGGGCATTTAGGGTAATCATATTCTGCTTGGTTTGTGTGATTGTGGTAAGTGGATACAAAGTCGGAACGGCACTTTATAAATACTACCATTCAAGAAGTGGATTTAAGCAGGTTGCAAAGGAAGCAAAAGTGGATCCTAATCAATTCACGGGTGTTGTAGATTTTGATGCACTTAAGAAATTGAATCCTGATGTAGTTGGATGGATTTACCAGAAAGATACCATAATCAACTATCCAATAATGCGCGGAAAAGATAATGACCAGTACTTACACTCTGACATTAACAAGAAGTATAGCGTTTCCGGTTCGATTTTTATGGATTATAGGAACAGTGCTGATTTCTCTGATTTCAATACGATTATTTACGGGCATCATATGCATGATGGCAGCATGTTCAAATCGCTAAGAGGTTACACAAAAGAGACGGACTACTACAAGGATCATAAGACTTTTGAACTTATTACACCTGATAAAAAGTATCATCTGCAAATAATTTCGTCATATATTACTCCGGCTACGAGTGATGCGTACAAGTATTCGTTTAATAATCAAGCAGATAAACAAGCATTTATTAACTATTCAATAAAGAAATCTAAAATTAGCACAGGCATTACTGCGACAACGAATGACAAGATTATTACACTCAGCACTTGTGCATATGACTTTGATGAAGCCAGGTATGTTGTAGTGTGCAAGGCGATACCTTGGACTAAGGAAGAAATCAAGGCGGGTAAGAAACTGCAGGTGAAGCTTGATAAGCAGAAATGA